Proteins encoded together in one Priestia filamentosa window:
- a CDS encoding MFS transporter yields MVKKDRVKALEVQSTWLQDYVNSSEKQKTLYKRTLLIVGLSQIFGGAGLAAGITVGAILAQQMLGTDSYAGVPTALFTLGSAGAAWFVGRLSQRKGRRAGLATGFILGGIGAIGVILATILNSVFLLFLSLLIYGAGTATNLQARYAGTDLANTKQRATAVSMSMVFTTFGAVAGPNLTEVMGKLALSIHVPALAGPFILSAVAYILAGLVFYILLRPDPLLIARAIEEKKQEADKQKSTKTSIPINNHRGVTVGATVMFLTQIVMVAIMTMTPVHMKHHGHGLGEVGIVIGFHIGSMYLPSLFTGILIDKIGRTAMTIASGVTLLLAGLVAAMAPSDSMVLLVVALSLLGLGWNLGLISGTAQIVDATEPSTRAKTQGTIDVLIALAGALGGALSGMVVAHSSYAILSLSGGILSLLLIPVIIWARGGTKENKIKVDQGF; encoded by the coding sequence AAAGATCGTGTAAAAGCGTTAGAGGTCCAATCAACTTGGTTACAAGACTACGTTAATTCATCAGAAAAACAAAAAACGTTATACAAACGGACATTACTTATAGTAGGCCTTTCACAAATCTTTGGAGGTGCAGGACTCGCTGCTGGAATCACTGTAGGAGCAATTCTTGCTCAACAAATGCTTGGAACGGATTCCTATGCAGGAGTACCAACGGCTTTATTCACATTAGGATCTGCGGGAGCTGCATGGTTTGTAGGAAGACTTTCTCAACGAAAAGGGCGTCGTGCAGGGCTTGCCACAGGCTTTATTCTAGGGGGGATAGGAGCGATTGGTGTTATCCTCGCAACCATTCTTAATAGTGTTTTTCTTTTGTTTCTTTCTCTCCTCATTTATGGAGCAGGAACAGCCACTAATTTACAAGCTCGTTATGCAGGGACCGATTTAGCAAATACGAAGCAACGAGCCACTGCAGTAAGTATGTCCATGGTGTTCACCACATTTGGAGCAGTAGCAGGGCCTAACTTAACAGAAGTAATGGGAAAACTAGCATTATCTATCCATGTGCCGGCACTTGCAGGGCCATTCATTTTATCAGCCGTTGCCTATATCTTAGCTGGGCTTGTCTTTTATATCCTGCTTCGCCCAGATCCATTGCTCATAGCCAGAGCGATAGAAGAAAAGAAACAAGAAGCTGACAAGCAAAAGAGTACAAAGACCTCTATACCAATCAATAATCACAGAGGAGTGACGGTAGGGGCAACAGTTATGTTCCTCACTCAGATTGTAATGGTTGCGATCATGACCATGACACCTGTCCATATGAAGCATCATGGGCATGGTTTAGGTGAAGTAGGCATTGTCATTGGATTTCATATTGGTTCTATGTATCTTCCCTCCTTATTTACAGGAATCTTAATTGATAAAATTGGGCGAACAGCGATGACAATTGCGTCAGGCGTTACCCTTCTTTTAGCTGGTCTAGTAGCAGCTATGGCACCGAGTGATTCGATGGTTCTCTTAGTTGTAGCTCTTTCTTTACTTGGATTGGGGTGGAACTTAGGGTTGATTAGTGGAACAGCTCAAATTGTGGATGCCACAGAACCATCAACACGCGCGAAAACGCAAGGTACTATAGATGTTTTGATTGCTTTAGCAGGGGCTTTAGGTGGGGCTTTATCTGGAATGGTGGTAGCTCATTCAAGTTATGCCATTTTATCGTTAAGTGGAGGTATTTTATCTTTACTATTAATTCCCGTTATTATATGGGCTCGTGGGGGTACCAAGGAAAATAAAATCAAAGTCGATCAAGGATTTTAA